Proteins encoded together in one Telopea speciosissima isolate NSW1024214 ecotype Mountain lineage chromosome 4, Tspe_v1, whole genome shotgun sequence window:
- the LOC122658953 gene encoding thaumatin-like protein 1b, whose amino-acid sequence MSRVFSSISLVSLLILLFVSGINSASFTLSNNCAYTVWPGILSGAGTAALSSTGFVLQKGESKTLSVPVGWSGRLWGRTLCSEDSTGKFSCVTGDCGSGNIECVGGGAAPPATLAEFTLDGAGGLDFYDVSLVDGYNLPMLIQPQDGTGGNCSLTGCVVNINSACPSELKVTTADISGSVACKSACEAFGDPQYCCSGEYGNPNTCKPSSFSEFFKNACPRAYSYAYDDGTSTFTCANANYLVTFCPSAAARLVSYLVRLTRIECVGIIGKDEGSLV is encoded by the exons ATGTCCAGAGTTTTCTCATCCATCTCTCTCGTTTCTTTACTTATTCTTTTATTCGTATCAG GAATAAATTCGGCGTCATTCACTCTAAGTAACAATTGCGCATATACAGTATGGCCAGGAATTCTGTCGGGTGCTGGGACGGCAGCCTTGTCTTCCACGGGTTTTGTCCTTCAAAAGGGCGAGTCTAAGACACTCTCTGTACCGGTCGGATGGTCCGGCCGGTTATGGGGAAGGACCTTATGTAGCGAGGATTCTACCGGTAAGTTCTCATGCGTCACCGGTGACTGTGGGTCCGGGAATATAGAGTGCGTTGGGGGAGGCGCTGCGCCACCAGCAACCCTGGCGGAGTTCACGCTAGACGGCGCAGGAGGGCTCGATTTCTACGACGTGAGTTTGGTTGATGGCTACAACCTGCCTATGCTGATACAACCCCAAGACGGCACCGGTGGGAATTGCAGCTTGACAGGGTGCGTGGTGAACATCAACAGCGCGTGCCCGTCGGAGCTTAAGGTGACAACCGCCGATATTAGCGGGAGTGTCGCGTGCAAAAGCGCGTGCGAGGCGTTTGGGGACCCGCAATACTGCTGCAGCGGCGAGTACGGGAATCCTAACACTTGCAAGCCGTCTTCATTCTCCGAGTTCTTTAAGAACGCGTGTCCTCGTGCGTACAGCTACGCTTACGATGACGGTACCAGTACCTTTACTTGTGCCAACGCCAATTACCTTGTCACTTTTTGCCCCTCCGCTGCCGCCAGGTTAGTCAGCTATTTAGTAAGGTTAACGAGAATAGAATGTGTTGGTATTATAGGAAAGGATGAGGGTAGTTTGGTCTAA